The following coding sequences lie in one Notolabrus celidotus isolate fNotCel1 chromosome 20, fNotCel1.pri, whole genome shotgun sequence genomic window:
- the qtrt1 gene encoding queuine tRNA-ribosyltransferase catalytic subunit 1, which produces MAATTECGAASENNMSLKKAVSAASPLTLRIVAECPVTKARACDLILPHSAVSTPVFMPVGTQGTLKGITVDQLEGLGCQICLGNTYHLGMRPGPELIEKANGLHGFMNWKRNLLTDSGGFQMVSLVELSEVTEEGVKFKSPYDGKEILLSPEKSICIQNSLGSDIMMQLDDVVSSTVTGPRVEEAMHRSIRWLDRCMAANKNPEIQNLFAIIQGGLNAELRKACLDEMTQRDVPGFAIGGLSGGEEKDDFWRMVTLSTDHLPREKPRYLMGVGYAVDLVVCVALGCDMFDCVFPTRTARFGSALVPWGSLQVKQKQYAKDFQPIDPDCQCPTCKKHSRAYLHALFKSDTAAMHHITIHNIAYQLTLMRSVRQSIVEGCFPEFIRTFMKRMFPSPDQYPSWAVDALASVNITLE; this is translated from the exons ATGGCTGCCACCACAGAGTGCGGGGCTGCTTCAGAAAACAACATGTCACTAAAGAAAGCTGTCTCTGCAGCGTCTCCTCTTACTCTGCGAATCGTTGCTGAATGCCCAGTGACAAAAGCAAGAGCTTGTGATTTAATACTTCCGCACAGTGCCGTCAGCACCCCTGTTTTTATGCCTGTGGGTACCCAGGGTACTCTGAAAGGAATCACTGTGGATCAGCTGGAGGGTCTCGGATGTCAGATCTGTCTAGGAAACACATACCACCTGGGAATGAGACCG GGACCTGAACTAATCGAGAAAGCGAACGGGTTGCATGGGTTTATGAACTGGAAGAGGAACCTTTTGACT GACAGTGGGGGGTTTCAGATGGTGTCTCTTGTTGAACTCTCAGAGGTAACTGAGGAGGGGGTAAAGTTCAAGTCCCCTTACGATGGGAAAGAGATCCTCCTGAGTCCTGAGAAGTCCATCTGCATACAGAACAGTCTTG GGTCTGACATCATGATGCAGCTGGACGATGTGGTCAGTAGTACAGTAACAGGACCTCGGGTAGAAGAGGCAATGCACAGATCAATTCGCTGGCTTGACCGCTGCATGGCAGCCAATAAGAATCCGGAAATACAGAATCTATTTGCCATCATCCAAGGAGGGCTGAATGCAGAGCTGCGCAAGGCCTGCTTAGATG AGATGACTCAGCGAGATGTTCCTGGTTTTGCGATCGGTGGCCTgagcggaggagaggagaaagatgaCTTCTGGAGAATGGTTACACTGAGCACTGACCACCTGCCACGGGAAAAGCCTCGCTACCTTATGGGTGTGGG GTACGCTGTGGACTTGGTGGTGTGTGTCGCTCTGGGATGTGATATGTTTGACTGCGTGTTTCCTACCCGCACTGCA AGGTTTGGCTCAGCCTTGGTGCCTTGGGGATCTCTCCAGGTAAAACAAAAGCAGTATGCAAAGGACTTCCAGCCCATAGACCCGGACTGCCAGTGTCCTACCTGCAAAAA ACATAGTCGAGCTTATCTTCATGCTCTTTTTAAGAGCGACACTGCAGCCATGCATCACATCACCATCCACAACATTGCCTACCAG CTTACCCTGATGCGCTCCGTTAGACAGAGCATTGTGGAAGGCTGTTTTCCTGAGTTTATACGGACATTTATGAAGCGGATGTTTCCCTCTCCTGACCAGTACCCCAGCTGGGCTGTGGACGCTCTAGCCTCAGTCAACATTACTTTGGAATAG